The sequence AGGCAATCACCAACACCAAAAACTATTCTCTCGTATCGGAAAAGTTTAAAAATTATCGGGTGAACGGTGGCGTGAGGCAGACTCTCGTAACTGCATTGTTTAAATCCTTCCCCGAAAAATCCCAGACAGAAGCAACGAAGCAGGTGTTTCTAAAAATGGGACTGAAGTACAACGAAGCAACGGACAAGTGGTCAATCTAAAATTCAAAAATATGGGAACAGTAAAGAGAATAATTAAATACATCGTTGTGCATTGCACAGCCACTCCACCGAACACTACCGTCGACTCCATTAAGCGCTATTGGAAAGAAGTCCGAAAGTGGGGAGACACTCCCGGCTACCACTATATCATTCTGCGGGATGGAACAATAGTGCGGCTATTAGACGAGAACAAAAACAGCTACGGGGTATACGCTCACAATAAAGTCTGCATTAGCATTTCCTATATCGGCGGCATCGACAAAAACGGGAAACCAATCGACAACAGAACAGCCGCACAGAAGCACGCTATGTTCAACAAGATCGTGGAGCTCACCGAAAAATACAAAGGGGCTGAAGTAAAAGGTCACCGTGATTTTGAGGGGGTGAACAAAGCCTGCCCTTCTTTCGATGTAAAAACATGGCTGGCAAATTACACGCCTGACTTTGATCACGCAGCTTAAGGGGATCGGATATGAGCTTGCAGAAAATGAAGGCAATACTGCGCCACAAAGGTTACCATCTATTCTCTCGTCCATACGAATTGAATGTGGTTGGCCTTCGGAGCAAGTCGGTAGTTCCGAATCGCTTTGACGATGAAATACACGTCTTCTACAAGGTCTCCGCACTCAACTGGGATTACCATGTATTCAGAGTGACTACTGATCCCGGAACGTTTTGGCTTAAGCAGCCGATGCAGCCGCAAGGAACAGCGATTCTTGCCGAAGGCCAGTACCTCAATAGCTATGGGTTAGGAATGCATCAAGGTAAGTACCTCTCGTTAGTTCAGCAGAAACCAATTACGGTGATACGCGACTACAATAGGGATGCAGTTCTTGACTTCAGCAATGGGAGCAGGTCAGTCGGAATGTTTGGTATCAACATTCATCGTGCGAGCATCTCAGGCAGCACGAAAATTGTTGACAAGTATTCTGCCGGGTGCCAGGTCTTCGAAAACGTAAATGACTTTCAGCTCTTTCTATCGCTCTGCGAAAAGCACAAACAGCAGTATGGAAATCACTTTACATACACCCTCATCGATTTCAGGGCGGTAAGGAGGCAGAATCTACGGTATGTGCTTGCAAGTGTGGGAGCTGTGAGCATGTTAGGTCTTGGTTATGCAGCGATAGTCAATCAGGAAAAAATTAAAACAGCGGCGCGGGAAGTAAGCGACTTCCTCTCGGACATTTTTCAAACAAAAACAAATGAAGATAAATTTCAGACACATCATTCACCAACTCCTTCAGGATAAAGACGGCAATTTTTCTCTCAGGGAGGCCATCGCGCTCACCTATGTTTTAATGAGCATTGTGGCGTGGATAAGCCAGCAGTTCTTTGGGCTGCATATTCCCGAATATATGTTCTACTCATTCATGAGCATGATAGGTGCTTCGGCCTTTGGCTATTCTCTTGAGAAAAGAAGCGAATAAAAAGATTAATCAATAACCAACTTAAAAAAACAAACATGAGAACCTTTCATATTATTCTCGCCTTTTGCGCAGGTCTATTTACAGGATACTTATTCTTTGACAGCAGCCTAAGCGCTGGCAACATCCGGTTGACGCCTCCCGGCAAAACTAGGGCGAAGGCAAACACCATCGATGCAACGAAATCGAATGCAAATGTTGTATTTAAGAACCGCAATGATATGTTGGCTGGTCAACTTCTGATAGCTAACTCGCAACTCAAAGAAAGTCATGCAGCGCTCCAAAAAGAGAGGAGTAAAATTAAAGACATGCAAAGACGACTGTTAAGCGGCGGCAGCAATGCAATCGGCGATAGTTTACTTAAACATGAAGTGGCCACTCAAATTGATACGCTTAACTCCGTCACCGATTCTTTGGTTTGTGACTACGAGAACAAAGTACATTTTTCAGAATCAATTATTGCGGTTCGCGACTCACAAATTGTGTTGTGTAACAGTGCTTATCAAGAGATGAAGTCATTAGTCCAGGAACAGGTTGAACGCGAAAGGCAACTAACCGAAAACCTAAATCATGCCCTGAAACAACAAAAACGAAAAAGGAATCAGAACCGGGTACTTGCAGCAGGAATGCTGTTTGTGTCCGGGCTTACCACTTCCCTTCTTATCAAATACAGGCGCTAACAAATAAGTAACGACCATGATCAACGAAAAGACAATCGTTTCGTCTGTCACTCTTTTGGCCTCACTCGGTACTTACTTCTATGCGAAAGTTGCCCACAAGGATGCAGTGCCCTATGTAATGATAGGCGGCTTCATAGGAGCGATAATCGGAGAGGCTATTACGGGGATTGTTATAAAAAACAAAGACAAAGACGACGAAGGCAAAACAAAGAATGAATAACCCGCACAAGGTTCGGGGATCAATAACCAACGCTATTAAACGACTTGTACAGTTTTTAGCACCTACCCTTTTTGATCGACTTAGAGCCAAATGCACAAAAACAGAAACAAATATGGCAACACAAATCATAGACGACGGTGCGAGTCTTAAAATTGTCACCAATGGAGTACCGAAGTTCGTCCTTAAATCAAATGTTGTAACGGTAGAGACGCTGTTCAATGGCAAGATCAAAATTGACATTGGCAAAGACCCATTGCATAACATTTACGTGGATCAGGCCACTGTTGACAACCCTGTTAGCGTGAGTCCGGACGACCTGCGTGATAAGATCGAAGCGATGCTTGAACCAGTGTCGATGGCTGGTACTACCGCGACGGCAGCTAATCAGTTGATCCAAACAGCTGAACTCCAAAATATCAAAAACTCCGTTCAGAATGTAAACACTGTTTTGAACGTGATGAATGATAACATGGTACTGGAACCCAAGTTGGTGGATGAAACTGAAGGTCGTGTAATCTACAAAGGCTACGCGGTTCCCGGTACGGCTGGTAATACTGCGGTGTGGGCAATCCAGCGTGTCACCAATGACGATGGAAACTTGTCTTACCATTGGGCTCTTGGCAACAAGAACTTCGACAAGCGCTGGGATATGCGTCGTGAGTACCAATACAGCTAGACTCTAACCTTAAAACTTCCTCCTGGATTCAGGGGGAAGTTTTTAATCATTCAAAACTATTGAAAACACCAATAACATATTACGGAGGTAAACAAACTATACTGAAGTACTTGCTCAGCATGATTCCTGAACACCGGTTGTACTGCGAGCCTTTTTTTGGCGGCGGCGCTTTGTTTTTTGCAAAGCCCAAAGCGGAGGTCGAAGTAATCAACGACGTGAATGGTGAAGTGGTCAATTTTTTTAAGGTACTTAAAACAAAATTTCCAGCGTTGCAGAAAGAAATACAAGCAACGTTGCACAGCCGAGAATTGTATCGTATCGCGATACAGATCTACAACGATCCCGAGTCGCATTCCGATGTGAAACGCGCATGGGCTTTATGGACAGCAACTAATCAAGGGTTTGCAGGAATGATTGGTTCGTGGGGCTTTGGTAAGACTAATTCAAAGGAGAATGCGGTTGCAGCAAAGCGCGAGGCGTTTATCGAGGCATACGAGAATCGTCTAAGGACTGTCCAAGTCGAGAACAATGACGCTTTGAAAGTGATAGCTCGATGCAATGAAAAAGATGCATTTATATATTGTGATCCACCGTACATCGGATCGGATCAAGGTCACTACGATGGTTACACCGAAGCTGAATATGAAAAATTGTTGCAAGCACTTTCAAAAGCAAAGGCCAAGTTTCTACTCAGCAGTTATCCTTCCGAAATTCTTTCCAAGTATATCCGGAAGAACGGCTGGAAAACCAAGAAGATCGAAAAGTACGTGGCTGTAACTAAGCTAACTGAAAAGCGCAAGACCGAGGTGCTGGTTTACAACTATGATCTTGCAAGGATCACCCCGCACATCGGTGTTGAAGCAGAAAAAGAAACCGTGGCTCTTGCTGGCCACATTCAACAAAACAAAAATCAAATGAAAAAAAATCCATATGCGGACATTTGGAGGGAAAGTCTTTTTATCGAACGTTTCCTTGGCTTTCATGGTAAAGTTTTATATAAAAATACATTCGGCATTTTTATAGACGAGCTGCAAAAAGCTATTGAAGAAAAAAAGATCAGAAAAACATCTCCGGTTGCGAAGGAGATTAATGCAATTCAGAAAGCCGCCGTTGATCAGTTTAACAAAATGTATCAGGCGGATTACTTTGTTCTGAAACCGGCAACTATAAAGCACCTGAACGAAATCGTGGCCAAGTGGCAGAATACTGTTGAAGTTTCAGATAAAATATACGCTAAATCAAAGAAGAAAGTAAAAGCCTTGAACGGAGTAAGTGAGCGAAATGCTGCGATCATTTCCAGTTCGCAGTTTGCAAATCTTGAATTTGCAACCATCGGACTAAAAGACAAATGGAAGGATTTTATCGGTGATCCTTCACCGGGATTCACTGCGATGGTGTTCGGTATGCCTAAAATGGGTAAGAGCTACCTGTGCGTCGACTTCGCCAGCTATCTGGCAAAGAATCATGGGAAGGTTCTATACGTGAGCAAGGAAGAGTTTATGAGTCCAACGCTTGCACTAAAGATCAAAGATAAAGAAGCCGCCAACGAGAACCTGGATATTGCGGGAACGATCCCTACAGATCTTTCGCCCTATGGTTTTGTATTCCTCGACAGTGTCACCAGCTTGAAACTTGCACCTGATCAATTGAAACGGCTGGAAGAAAAATATCCGAATATCAGCTTCGTGTATGTTTTTCAGGTAACCAAAGCCGGATCAGCACGTGGAACGAACGAATACATGCACAACGTTGATGTTGTCATTGAAATCCCGGAGAAAGGGAAGGCCATCCAGTTCGGTCGCTTTAATCAGGGAGGGAAGATGGATATTTTTTCTCCAGAATTGTATCCCGCTGCCTAAAAAATTACTCTCTCCTCGGCATTTTGGGCAACCTAAACGTGTTTCTGCCCGAAAGCGTTCAATTGCTCAAGAGAATAGCCTTTAATTTTGAATAAGTTAACGTACCTAATTTCATCTGAACTTTCCATAAAATCGTGATAGATATTTGCTAGCGAATTAAGCAAGTTTTTTGCTACTCGATC is a genomic window of Sphingobacteriaceae bacterium containing:
- a CDS encoding N-acetylmuramoyl-L-alanine amidase → MGTVKRIIKYIVVHCTATPPNTTVDSIKRYWKEVRKWGDTPGYHYIILRDGTIVRLLDENKNSYGVYAHNKVCISISYIGGIDKNGKPIDNRTAAQKHAMFNKIVELTEKYKGAEVKGHRDFEGVNKACPSFDVKTWLANYTPDFDHAA